From the genome of Pedosphaera parvula Ellin514:
TGATTTTTTTTATGAACCTTAATTGTCGAACATTTTTGAAATGCTCTTTTTCTGCTGCTTGTTCAAAAATTAACCCAACGACAACAATGAAGCCCCCTGAACCAGCAACTGACACCTTGGAAAAAAGTGATTCATTCCTGAGTAAAAGGAATTCAACCACAATAAGTGCGCACACCGAAACGGCAATTACAACCTTCGAAAAAATCGATCCTGTCCCCTTCATTTCTTTTATTTACGCTACTGCTTCAATCGCAACCTTAGCAACCGCCTCTCGTGATACAACCGATGGAATGCTAATGCAGCAAAAATCTTCGCAGTATATGAGTTGATGCCTTCTCATGAACAATCGGCGAAGGCCTATGGTGACTGGTGTGTTCAGTTGCAATTAAACCAGGGTTGCAATGCTCCATTGCTGCTCGAACAACTGGCTATCGTGTCTGGCATTTTCGGAACCGGTTGGTTCGTGGTCTAAAACCTCGTCCTTATCAATATGGTTGAGCGACATTCCGCAGGTAACGATACTGCCATCATGGAGTACCAAAAATCTGCGGTGGGGTTTAATGCTCGCTGGACAAATGCGAACTTCCCAGGAAGCTTGTCGTTCGGTGTTGATATCCGCAAGAAACGTAAGGAATGATTGCTTTTCGGTCGTTTTGGAGAGCCGCTTTATTGTGCCAAGAATGCGAAGCGAAGGGCTGAACGTAGTTCCCATGTCAGCCAGTGTCGTCATAAGCAATAACGAAGCTGTGTCTATGTATGGGTCATGAATTGCGACCACGGCAGCTCCTCCAATTATCTTTTGGATTTTTCTAATGTTGCGGGCAGGTTCTCCTGCAACCAATCGTTCCGCCAATGGCAAAGGCGGCGGCCCATTGGGAATTGTGACAATTTGCCCGCGAACATACTGATAGCCCACATTGTTCTCATTAAACCGGCGATTCAGTTCTTCGATGATGTCGGCGGGCCTGAATCGTGCAAGGCTGAATGCGTTATCTCCCCAAGGGGTAAATGTCCGGTACATCATATTTTCCATGACGTTAAACACAACCTGAACCACGTCTAATGCCATGGATACGTCACGAAGATTAAAGAAGTATTCCGCTATGACTCCGCGCAGAGGAAGCTCGTGCTGGCTCACCTGAGGCAACTCGAGAAGCTTATGTTCCTCGCAAAGTATTTGGTAAATTTTTCGGTATGCCATGCCCGGGCCGGGATGGTAGGACACATCCTCTCCGAATCCTTTCTCCCAAATTTGCATGATTTGAACGCGTAAATCGTAAGGCAAATCGTGGCTGAGTGCATCCGGCTTCTTGCCGTCATTCTGCGATTTCGAAAATAGATTCATTGGGCGGGTACTATTCCTTTTTTAGTTGGCTACTTTAGTCTTGCGGAGCAACGGCAGCCATAAATTCCTGGCCAAACCGGGTCAGGAGCAATAAAAGAGGCCGTCGCTCTTGTCCTGGCTTGAAGGGAATTACATCCGCAAGGCTTTGCTGGCACAATAAGGTGACGGACAGGCTCCAAGGATGATCTTGCTGTTCGTCTATTGCGGATACCCATCGTTCCTTCATCCCCACTTGCCCCTCACTTCCGCCAAGAAAATAGGAAAGCCTCGGGTCCTCGGGGCGAGGTTTCAAAGTAAGCAAAAGTCTCGCTTCCTCTGGGCCTAGCTGGCTCAAAATGCTCACAAATCGTGGATGGCTGTTGTGGTCGACAAGTTGCGACTCCAAAAGGTTGACCCACATTTCATGCACAACTGAATCAGTTTCCAAAGAACTTTCCTCAAGTGCCCGAAGGAACGTTTTAGGATGGCTTGGCAGTTGTGGAACTTCGCCTTGCTTCTGCGCTCGTGCTTTAGCGCGGATTAATGCTTGCTCCAACGTATAAGTTCCAATGGCCTTTCGCACTTCAACCCAATTATCAAAGGTTTGGCGAATCAGTCGCCCGAGTCCATCTGTCGTTTGAGTGAGCGGAGCCACTAAAGCTTCAAAGGTCTTCAGCACTGTTGCAGTGGTCTGCTTGTAAACTTCTGGCGGGATGGCCTCAGCAACCTTGCCGACCCCAGCAAGGTCAAAACCGCCTTTTTTGACTTCTTCGGGTATCATACACTTTGGTTTTACTGATTCCCCATTGCGCCGATTGCTTTTCCAATCGCCTCGCCTGCCGCCCCTAAAAATTCCTTATGTTTGACAATCCATTGTTCGCCGCGAGCAATCAAAGAAGGCTTTTTCTTGGCTGGAGCGTCTTTCAGTTCGTCCATGATGTTTTCCAGTTCGTGCCTGTCCTTTGTCGGTATTTGTTTGTCAATCAGGAGTTGATGGATGGAACTGTAGTCATAGACAGTAACTTGAGAGTTGGTGATGTTGCCAATAGCACCGTGGACCGTGCCGTAGTTGTAAAAGTGATTTGCAGCTGCCTGCTTTTCCTTTTCGTTAAAATTCATGTCTTCTCCTTTGATTCCGCGCTTTTCGAGTTCAGTTGTCCACCGAAGAAGTTCGTTCGTTACCGCGTCGATGATGCGTTTGAATTGTTCCCCTGATGTGACAATTCGTTGGGGACTGGTCATGTGTATAGAAGGGAGCCCATCATCGCCTACGATGGGAAATCTTTTTGGGGAAGCCATTGCTACTTGCTCTGCCTTTGCATGACTTTCGATTTGTGCAATGGGTTCGCGTGCTTTCAACTTAATACTGAGATTTCCCGCGAATTGCCAACCGCCCCGATAAGCATTATGAATTTGCAAACTATTCGTAACATAATCCCTATATGGTGGTGTCTCTGTATTCGCTGGATAGCCGTCCAGTTCCATGTCTACCCAACGCTCCACATCCTCCAAATTAAGTTTAGCAGCAATCAGCTTTGTTTGCCTCAATAACTGTGTGAGCGATTGCTTTCCTTCCACAATCGTCATTTGCAAATTATGAACTGCTGAACCCATCTTGAAGGCTGACACTATCAGGGGTGGAAAGCACTGGCAAGGCACCAAAGGGAAAGCGGTGTAAAATCGCACCGCGCGACGGATTAGACACCTTGGTAATCAAAACTCCTTGGCGGTGCCTTTAATCTGCAAGAACGAGCGGTTTAATTACTTTGATACTTGGCTGCAAGAGCTTCTAAACCCTTTATTTTGTCCAAGGCGGACAAGTTCCGATGTTTGGAGGGCGGCGGGATAGGTCTTTCAAGTTCTTTGTCGTAGGAAAAGTTGTCCCGATACCTTGAAACACCCCCAAAAGTCAGAAATGTTTACAGGCAAATCATCATCCACGTGGCGGTCATCATTTGGTTTATGACTTAAGGCAGGAACATCATCAAATTCATTCAATTTCTGTTCTAAGGAGACATAAATAACACCCAATGATACCAATGGTTTCTGTTTGAGACAGTTATGAGATAGCAAGGAAGGAACGGAAATAGAGGAAATAGACGGTGAAACCGACAAAATTTCGTCCTCGGTAAACCTCATTTTAGACCCATCCACCCGTTTTAATGTCACAATAGGTGCAAATCCTATTTCCGCGCGGAATACTGACATTATAGCTTTAATGACATTGGTAGCGTCAGCCTCCTTTGTCCCACAACCGTCATGGCAAAACTGGAAAGCTGCGTTCAACTCCTTCGCCTCAGCAGGTGCTCTATAGCGGCACCTCTGACCCAAATATCACCAACACCTTCTTCCACAACCTGCGTGGCGAGCTGGTGGAAAGCGATGATGCCGCCGGGCGCGCCAACCTTTACACGTACGACGGGATGGGACGGGTGGAGTCGCATGAAGTTTATGATGAATTGAACAACCGAGTCTCCGCCGAGTCCGCCTACTACAATGAAAACGGAGAGCTGACCTGGAGCGATGGCTCGCAATCCGACCCGGAGGATTATGTCTGGCGCGATTATGATGGCGCCGGCCGCAAGGTGCAGGAGGTTCACTGGCGTTCTCAGGCAGACCCCAATGCCGCCGGTGCGGTGGCTCCCTCGGGTGACGCTCTTTATTCCATCAGTTTCTTTGAGTATGACCCCTTCGGCAATCTCATCAAAGCCATCGACCCACGGGGCAATTACCAGCGGATGAAGTATGATGCGGTCGGGCAACTGATCGAACAGCGTTCCTACGCCGCCCAAACCGGCCTGGCACTGGCCACCAATCGTTTTGCGTATGAACCGGGTGGGCAGGTGGCCTTTGCCACCAATGCCCTAGGCGGGGTCACGGCCAAACGCTATACGTACACCGGCAAACCAGAGTTTCAGAGCACTCCCGATGGAGCCACCAACGCCTGGACCTATTATCTGGATGGCCGGTTGCGCCGGGAGTTCCAACGCAATGGCGCGTTCCTGGAAACCACCTACGACGATGCCAACCGGACGGCCACACGCATCTTCTATTCCTCCACCGGTTCGCCTCTGGCAACCAATGCCTCGGTGTTTGATCGGCGCGGCAATGTCATTCAGAGCGTGGATGCGGCCAGCAATGTATTCACGAACATCTACGACGGACTGGACCGGCTCAAGATTTCGGCTGGGCCTGCCATCATGACCGTCATTGGCAATACGAATATCCCCGGACCCGGCGGCGGCTTGACCACCAATCTGGTCCAGCAGGTGGTCACCAACTTCTATGATGCCGCTGGCATCGCTCTCACGAATGTAAATGCCTTTGGGGAAAAGAGCGTGACGACCCGCGATGCGTTGGGCCGGGTGGTGAATGCAGCCATTTATGCTTCCAACAGTGTGAGTCCCGTGCGCTTCAGCCGCTTTGTTTATTCCGCTGACCAGCATTTTATCACCCAGTGGGAGGGCACCAACTCCCAGGCGATTCCGACACTCTACGCCTTGGATAATGAAGGGCGCACTATCACCACTTCTCATTACCCGCATTATCCCACCACCGACTTGGTCGAGTTTACCACTCAGGACTACGACGCCGCCGGAAACCTCACGCAAAGCAAACAATGCACCAGGAGCAATTCCGTGGTCACGGTTTGGAGCACGAATGCCTGGACGTATGATGCCTTGAACCGGGTGAGCACCGA
Proteins encoded in this window:
- a CDS encoding Abi-alpha family protein; this translates as MIPEEVKKGGFDLAGVGKVAEAIPPEVYKQTTATVLKTFEALVAPLTQTTDGLGRLIRQTFDNWVEVRKAIGTYTLEQALIRAKARAQKQGEVPQLPSHPKTFLRALEESSLETDSVVHEMWVNLLESQLVDHNSHPRFVSILSQLGPEEARLLLTLKPRPEDPRLSYFLGGSEGQVGMKERWVSAIDEQQDHPWSLSVTLLCQQSLADVIPFKPGQERRPLLLLLTRFGQEFMAAVAPQD
- a CDS encoding AbiJ-NTD4 domain-containing protein, whose product is MNLFSKSQNDGKKPDALSHDLPYDLRVQIMQIWEKGFGEDVSYHPGPGMAYRKIYQILCEEHKLLELPQVSQHELPLRGVIAEYFFNLRDVSMALDVVQVVFNVMENMMYRTFTPWGDNAFSLARFRPADIIEELNRRFNENNVGYQYVRGQIVTIPNGPPPLPLAERLVAGEPARNIRKIQKIIGGAAVVAIHDPYIDTASLLLMTTLADMGTTFSPSLRILGTIKRLSKTTEKQSFLTFLADINTERQASWEVRICPASIKPHRRFLVLHDGSIVTCGMSLNHIDKDEVLDHEPTGSENARHDSQLFEQQWSIATLV